The Bacillus xiapuensis genome window below encodes:
- the pdxT gene encoding pyridoxal 5'-phosphate synthase glutaminase subunit PdxT, whose amino-acid sequence MIRIGVLGLQGAVREHVRSIEASDAEAVVIKKAEQLNEVDGLILPGGESTTMRRLADLYGFMEPLREFGRQGKPMFGTCAGLIMLAKEIVGYDEPHVGLMDITVERNSFGRQKESFEAELAIKGIAETYTAVFIRAPHIVSVGPETEVLAECDGRIVAAKDRNFLGCSFHPELTDDHRITRYFTEMVKQSKGVGI is encoded by the coding sequence ATGATCAGAATCGGAGTGCTAGGTCTGCAAGGAGCGGTTCGTGAGCATGTGCGATCGATTGAAGCATCTGATGCGGAAGCGGTCGTTATAAAAAAAGCTGAACAGTTAAATGAAGTAGACGGCTTGATTCTTCCGGGCGGAGAAAGCACTACGATGCGCCGGCTGGCTGATTTATACGGATTTATGGAGCCGCTTCGAGAATTTGGCCGCCAAGGAAAGCCGATGTTCGGCACTTGCGCAGGGCTGATTATGCTGGCTAAGGAAATCGTCGGCTATGATGAGCCGCATGTTGGCTTAATGGACATTACGGTGGAGCGGAACTCCTTCGGGCGCCAGAAGGAAAGCTTCGAAGCTGAGCTGGCTATCAAAGGAATCGCGGAAACTTACACAGCAGTATTTATACGGGCGCCGCATATCGTCTCCGTGGGACCGGAAACAGAAGTTTTGGCTGAGTGTGATGGCAGAATCGTAGCGGCTAAAGACCGAAACTTCTTAGGCTGCTCTTTTCACCCGGAATTGACCGATGACCACCGCATCACCCGTTATTTCACAGAAATGGTGAAACAATCTAAAGGTGTGGGCATATGA
- a CDS encoding sigma factor G inhibitor Gin — protein sequence METLNKTNEIRHCIICEQEKPRGIHIITAFICLECEREIVGTAPEDEAYTRIVKKMRKIRRPSVFS from the coding sequence GTGGAGACGCTGAATAAAACAAATGAGATTCGTCATTGCATTATTTGTGAGCAAGAGAAACCAAGGGGAATCCATATAATTACGGCCTTTATTTGCTTGGAGTGTGAGCGGGAGATCGTAGGCACGGCTCCTGAGGATGAAGCGTATACCCGCATCGTGAAGAAGATGAGGAAAATCAGAAGACCATCCGTTTTTTCGTGA
- the pdxS gene encoding pyridoxal 5'-phosphate synthase lyase subunit PdxS: protein MNTGTERVKRGMAEMQKGGVIMDVVNAEQAKIAEQAGAVAVMALERVPSDIRAAGGVARMADPRIIEEVMNAVTIPVMAKARIGHIVEARVLEAMGVDYIDESEVLTPADEEFHLLKSEFTVPFVCGCRDLGEAARRIGEGASMLRTKGEPGTGNIVEAVRHMRKVNAQVRKVVHMNEDELMTEAKVLGAPFDVLLQIKKEGRLPVVNFAAGGVATPADAALMMQLGADGVFVGSGIFKSENPAKFARAIVEATTHYQDYPLIAELSKDLGTAMKGLEISALAPEQRMQDRGW, encoded by the coding sequence ATGAACACAGGTACAGAGCGTGTAAAACGCGGAATGGCAGAAATGCAAAAGGGCGGCGTTATCATGGATGTCGTCAACGCTGAGCAAGCGAAAATAGCGGAACAAGCGGGCGCTGTGGCGGTCATGGCGCTTGAGAGAGTCCCTTCTGATATCCGCGCTGCTGGCGGGGTTGCCCGCATGGCTGATCCGCGCATTATCGAAGAGGTGATGAACGCGGTAACCATTCCGGTCATGGCTAAAGCGCGAATTGGTCACATCGTAGAAGCTCGTGTCTTAGAAGCGATGGGAGTGGACTATATCGATGAGAGCGAAGTGCTGACACCGGCAGATGAAGAGTTTCATTTGCTGAAAAGTGAATTTACCGTTCCGTTTGTATGCGGATGCCGTGATCTTGGTGAAGCAGCCCGCCGCATCGGAGAAGGTGCTTCAATGCTAAGAACAAAAGGTGAACCGGGCACGGGAAATATTGTGGAAGCTGTTCGCCACATGCGTAAAGTGAATGCGCAGGTACGCAAAGTCGTTCATATGAACGAGGACGAACTGATGACAGAAGCAAAAGTGCTGGGTGCTCCGTTTGACGTTCTTCTGCAAATTAAAAAGGAAGGACGTCTTCCGGTTGTAAACTTCGCTGCAGGCGGAGTAGCAACTCCAGCGGATGCGGCGCTAATGATGCAGCTTGGCGCGGACGGTGTGTTCGTCGGATCAGGCATTTTTAAATCGGAAAACCCGGCTAAATTTGCACGGGCTATTGTCGAAGCAACTACGCACTATCAGGACTATCCATTAATTGCTGAGCTCTCCAAAGATCTCGGCACAGCCATGAAAGGTCTTGAAATTTCTGCGCTTGCACCAGAACAGCGCATGCAAGACCGCGGCTGGTAA
- the recR gene encoding recombination mediator RecR, protein MYYPEPITKLIDSFMKLPGIGPKTAARLAFFVLDMKEEDVLDFAKSLVNAKRDLGYCSVCGHITDQDPCSICEDERRDRSVICVVQDTKDVIAMEKMKEYNGLYHVLQGAISPMEGIGPEDINVPDLLKRLQDETIHEVILATNPNIEGEATAMYISRLLKPTGIRVTRIAHGLPVGGDLEYADEVTLSKALEGRREV, encoded by the coding sequence ATGTACTATCCTGAACCGATCACAAAGCTGATTGACAGTTTTATGAAGTTGCCAGGCATCGGGCCTAAAACAGCGGCTCGTCTGGCCTTTTTTGTTCTTGATATGAAAGAAGAAGATGTGCTGGATTTCGCTAAGTCCCTAGTGAATGCAAAGCGGGATCTGGGCTATTGCTCCGTCTGCGGCCATATCACCGATCAGGATCCGTGCTCCATTTGCGAGGATGAGCGCCGCGACCGCAGTGTGATTTGTGTAGTGCAAGATACGAAGGATGTCATCGCTATGGAGAAAATGAAAGAATACAACGGTCTCTATCATGTCCTTCAAGGGGCGATTTCTCCAATGGAAGGGATTGGCCCGGAAGATATTAATGTGCCTGATCTATTAAAAAGACTTCAGGATGAAACCATTCATGAAGTGATTCTTGCGACCAACCCTAATATTGAAGGGGAAGCAACAGCTATGTACATTTCGCGTCTGCTCAAGCCGACTGGCATTCGTGTGACGCGCATCGCCCATGGTCTGCCTGTCGGCGGCGATCTCGAATACGCAGATGAAGTCACCTTGTCTAAGGCGTTAGAAGGCAGAAGAGAAGTATAG
- a CDS encoding aminotransferase class I/II-fold pyridoxal phosphate-dependent enzyme, which produces MNQNRIPIMEALWHYRNQEPLSFHVPGHKNGQVQIPGLPEEFLKLLQYDLTEISGLDDFHSPEGCILEAQELLIELYKTRKSYFLVNGSTVGNLVMILAVCKEGDTVFVQRNCHKSILNALKLANVHPVFLEPDYDSRFQAAGGVHIETVRQAYKLYSSVRALIITYPNYYGMAPPLKEMIQMAKANGSLVLVDEAHGPHFVLDDPIPPSSLEWGADIVVQSAHKMLPAMTMGSYLHVHSKEISLEPLEFYLQALQSSSPSYPIMASLDAARAYVANMTKEDIAHTVRTRTAIAEHFQVKGVETLQPEDPLKLVLRKQGYSGYELQQQLEAAGIFTELADPSQVLCTLPLLQKADKNAFSQHAASKISALDLPFKTPNGLIDRAMQESSAKKISTLALSYREQDLFPRKWISLEGARGKVSAETVIPYPPGIPLVMTGEALTERQLDILQKLLENNVHIQGGRGLKENKIAVFSNSKRT; this is translated from the coding sequence GTGAATCAAAATCGTATACCTATTATGGAAGCACTGTGGCATTATAGAAACCAGGAGCCCCTGTCTTTTCATGTTCCTGGTCATAAAAACGGGCAGGTGCAGATACCGGGGCTTCCTGAGGAATTTCTGAAGCTGCTCCAATATGACTTGACTGAGATTTCAGGGCTGGATGATTTTCATTCACCTGAAGGCTGTATATTGGAGGCGCAGGAGCTATTAATAGAATTGTATAAAACGAGAAAAAGTTATTTTCTTGTCAATGGAAGCACAGTGGGCAATTTAGTGATGATTCTTGCTGTATGTAAGGAAGGAGATACTGTATTTGTGCAGCGCAATTGTCATAAGTCCATATTGAATGCTTTAAAGTTGGCCAACGTGCATCCGGTATTTTTAGAGCCGGATTATGACAGCCGCTTCCAGGCAGCGGGCGGGGTTCATATCGAAACTGTGCGTCAAGCATATAAACTGTATTCTTCTGTGCGGGCACTGATCATCACTTATCCGAATTATTATGGAATGGCTCCTCCGCTTAAGGAAATGATCCAAATGGCTAAAGCTAATGGCTCGCTTGTTTTAGTAGATGAAGCGCACGGACCGCATTTTGTTTTAGATGATCCTATTCCCCCGAGCTCTTTGGAATGGGGAGCCGATATTGTAGTGCAATCAGCTCACAAAATGCTGCCGGCGATGACAATGGGCTCTTATTTACATGTGCATTCAAAAGAAATTTCGTTAGAACCGCTTGAATTTTATTTGCAGGCTCTGCAGTCCAGCAGCCCTTCTTATCCGATTATGGCCTCGTTAGATGCGGCTCGCGCCTATGTAGCTAATATGACCAAGGAAGACATCGCTCATACCGTGCGCACACGAACAGCAATAGCGGAGCATTTTCAGGTTAAAGGGGTTGAAACCTTGCAGCCGGAAGACCCGTTGAAACTAGTGCTTCGCAAGCAGGGATACTCGGGGTATGAATTGCAGCAGCAATTAGAAGCTGCCGGCATATTTACAGAGCTGGCGGACCCTTCTCAAGTACTATGCACGCTGCCTTTGCTGCAAAAAGCGGACAAGAATGCATTCAGTCAGCATGCTGCAAGCAAAATAAGCGCTTTAGATTTGCCTTTTAAAACGCCTAATGGTCTTATAGACCGGGCGATGCAAGAGTCGTCCGCAAAGAAAATCTCGACATTAGCCCTTTCTTACCGGGAACAAGATCTATTTCCAAGGAAATGGATCTCTTTGGAGGGAGCAAGGGGGAAAGTGTCTGCGGAAACAGTGATACCTTATCCTCCTGGTATTCCGTTAGTGATGACGGGAGAGGCGCTCACTGAAAGGCAGCTGGACATTTTACAGAAACTCTTGGAAAATAATGTGCATATTCAAGGAGGACGCGGGTTAAAAGAGAACAAAATCGCTGTATTTTCCAATTCAAAAAGAACGTAA
- a CDS encoding YbaB/EbfC family nucleoid-associated protein, with protein sequence MRGMGNMQNMMKQMQKMQKKMAEAQEQLAAKQFEGTAGGGMVTVVMSGQKQVLDVQINEEVVDPEDVEMLQDLVLAATNDALKKVDEETNSTMGQFTKGMNLPF encoded by the coding sequence ATGCGTGGAATGGGAAATATGCAGAACATGATGAAGCAAATGCAAAAGATGCAAAAGAAAATGGCGGAGGCGCAAGAGCAGCTGGCAGCCAAGCAATTTGAGGGAACAGCCGGCGGCGGTATGGTGACCGTTGTAATGTCCGGTCAAAAACAAGTGCTTGACGTGCAAATTAACGAAGAGGTGGTTGATCCCGAGGACGTGGAAATGCTGCAAGATTTGGTTCTTGCGGCAACGAATGACGCCCTGAAAAAGGTGGATGAAGAAACCAACTCAACGATGGGCCAATTTACCAAAGGAATGAACCTTCCTTTCTAG
- the dnaX gene encoding DNA polymerase III subunit gamma/tau, with protein MSYQALYRVWRPQNFMDVVGQEHVTKTLQNALLQQKISHAYLFSGPRGTGKTSAAKILAKAVNCELAPTAEPCNQCPACQGITDGSIQDVIEIDAASNNGVDEIRDIRDKVKYAPSAVKYKVYIIDEVHMLSIGAFNALLKTLEEPPQHVLFILATTEPHKIPLTIISRCQRFDFKRITSKAIVGRMKQIVDESGLSYEEKVLPIIARAAEGGMRDALSLLDQAISYSRDELTEEDALTVTGAVGQELLNQLGKAVLDKNAAKALAILDQLLMQGKDPSRFAEDFVLYFRDMLLYKTAPQLEESLERVLVDEEFARLAENMELEQIYKHIHILNQTQQEMRFSNHARIYLEVALVKLCQAEAPVQAAHLPNIEPLMERIQALEKEVQKLRSQPAQAVNKAADAAPSSRRSKRSSRDFKAPVAKIEKVLAEATKQDIQLIKSRWGDMLQEFHERQMRSQAALLNDAEPVAASADAFVLKFKYEIHCQMATDNQLFMESIASAIQRLTGNLYQPIGVPEDDWRSIRQHFIQSHKTDFQDQPEQPEQREEDLVVSEAVKLVGEDLIEIKD; from the coding sequence ATGAGTTATCAGGCATTATATCGCGTGTGGCGGCCGCAAAACTTTATGGATGTAGTCGGCCAGGAGCACGTCACCAAAACATTGCAAAATGCCCTCCTTCAACAAAAAATTTCGCATGCTTATTTGTTTTCTGGTCCCAGGGGAACAGGGAAAACGAGCGCTGCAAAAATCTTGGCAAAAGCCGTTAACTGTGAGCTGGCTCCGACAGCAGAGCCCTGCAATCAATGCCCAGCTTGCCAGGGCATAACGGATGGCTCGATTCAAGATGTGATTGAAATTGACGCGGCTTCCAATAACGGTGTGGACGAAATCAGGGACATTCGTGATAAAGTGAAGTATGCACCGAGTGCAGTCAAATATAAGGTATACATCATTGACGAGGTTCATATGCTTTCGATCGGAGCATTTAACGCCCTCTTGAAGACGCTTGAGGAACCCCCGCAGCACGTTCTGTTTATATTAGCTACAACAGAACCACACAAGATCCCGCTCACTATCATTTCCAGATGTCAGCGTTTTGACTTCAAACGAATCACGTCAAAAGCCATTGTGGGAAGAATGAAACAAATCGTTGATGAAAGCGGATTGTCTTATGAAGAGAAAGTGCTGCCGATTATTGCCCGAGCGGCGGAAGGAGGCATGCGTGATGCGCTCAGCCTGCTTGATCAAGCCATTTCATACAGCCGCGATGAGCTGACGGAAGAAGACGCGCTCACGGTTACAGGAGCTGTCGGCCAAGAGCTGCTTAATCAGCTGGGGAAAGCCGTTCTTGACAAAAATGCGGCAAAAGCGCTTGCCATTCTTGACCAGCTGCTTATGCAAGGGAAGGATCCCAGCAGGTTCGCGGAGGATTTCGTTTTATATTTTCGAGATATGCTGCTTTACAAAACAGCGCCTCAGCTTGAGGAATCACTGGAGCGGGTGCTGGTGGATGAAGAGTTTGCTCGTTTAGCTGAGAATATGGAATTAGAACAAATTTACAAACACATCCATATTTTAAATCAGACACAGCAAGAGATGAGGTTCTCTAATCACGCGCGCATTTATTTAGAAGTGGCATTAGTGAAGCTTTGCCAAGCTGAAGCGCCGGTGCAAGCGGCGCATCTTCCAAATATTGAACCGCTGATGGAGAGAATACAAGCGCTTGAAAAAGAGGTGCAGAAGCTTCGAAGCCAGCCGGCTCAGGCAGTGAATAAAGCTGCGGATGCTGCTCCTTCTTCCAGACGAAGCAAGCGGTCTAGCAGAGACTTCAAGGCGCCGGTTGCCAAAATCGAAAAGGTGCTGGCTGAAGCAACCAAGCAGGACATCCAACTCATTAAAAGTCGATGGGGGGATATGCTGCAAGAGTTTCATGAGCGGCAAATGCGGTCACAAGCCGCTTTATTAAATGATGCGGAGCCGGTAGCTGCTTCCGCTGATGCCTTCGTGTTAAAATTTAAATACGAGATACATTGTCAGATGGCTACTGATAATCAGCTGTTTATGGAATCCATCGCTTCCGCTATTCAGCGGCTGACGGGGAACCTGTATCAGCCCATCGGCGTTCCGGAAGATGATTGGCGATCCATCAGACAGCATTTTATTCAGTCGCACAAGACGGATTTTCAGGATCAGCCGGAACAGCCGGAACAGCGGGAAGAGGATCTAGTTGTTTCTGAAGCAGTGAAGCTTGTCGGGGAAGATCTGATCGAAATTAAAGATTAA
- a CDS encoding pro-sigmaK processing inhibitor BofA family protein, producing the protein MYILAGLVVFILCVGLLASLSSPIRPVKLVSMFLMKAVIGAFFLFLLNSFSGEYGLHVPINLFTSAVAGILGIAGVIALAAIQLWII; encoded by the coding sequence TTGTATATTTTGGCTGGTCTTGTCGTCTTCATTCTATGTGTCGGTCTATTAGCAAGCCTGTCTTCACCGATTAGGCCGGTAAAGCTTGTGAGCATGTTTTTGATGAAAGCAGTCATCGGCGCTTTTTTTCTTTTTTTGCTGAATTCGTTTAGCGGCGAATACGGTTTGCACGTGCCTATTAATTTATTCACCTCTGCCGTAGCGGGAATTCTCGGCATAGCCGGTGTAATTGCGCTGGCGGCCATTCAATTATGGATTATTTGA
- a CDS encoding YaaL family protein — protein MFFRKRNKLKAECDERLIQLLEHTRQEWFQHRELLRLSFDHNEELAAQTKIREAKYFFLFREVKKRNISIKN, from the coding sequence ATGTTTTTTCGCAAAAGAAACAAGCTGAAGGCTGAATGCGATGAACGGTTAATACAGCTTCTTGAACATACAAGACAAGAATGGTTTCAGCATAGAGAACTTCTGCGGCTTAGCTTTGATCATAACGAAGAGTTGGCAGCTCAAACGAAAATACGGGAAGCCAAGTATTTCTTTTTATTCCGGGAAGTGAAGAAGAGAAATATCAGCATAAAAAACTAA
- a CDS encoding serine hydrolase: protein MMRKKVKKKYGMIMLSLLLIAGLWLPASSVQAAETMKVNAGAAILIDADSGQVLFEQNADKMLGIASMTKMMTEYLLLEAVKEKKVSWDQEYTVSDYAYKISQDNSLSNVPLQLGKKYNIRELYEAMAIYSANAAAIGIAETVAGSEEEFVKLMNRKAKELGLKDYKFVNASGLSNSDLKGMHPKSGTPKDENILSARATAKLAYELLEDYPEVLETSSIPSKTFREGTEMKNWNWMLPSLVFGYKGMTGLKTGTTDFAGSCFTGTAERDGRKLISVVMNAKDAGGKSSHTARFTETKKLLDYGFNQFEQKEVFKKGYQVKGQKTVKVSKGKEKEVAVRAQSPYKIYVKKGENPNFKTVFEPKNSSFNKDKEIEAPVKKGEVVGFISVSMKGGSPVKYVTSEEEKQAKVPVVTTEKVEKANWFVQSMRAVGGFFANVWHSIVDIVTGWF, encoded by the coding sequence GTGATGAGAAAAAAAGTGAAAAAAAAATACGGTATGATCATGCTCAGCCTGCTTTTAATTGCTGGTTTATGGCTGCCGGCCTCTAGTGTGCAGGCAGCTGAAACGATGAAAGTGAATGCGGGTGCAGCCATTTTGATCGATGCCGACAGCGGTCAAGTATTATTCGAGCAAAACGCTGATAAAATGCTTGGCATTGCCAGTATGACGAAAATGATGACAGAGTATTTGCTGCTGGAAGCAGTGAAGGAGAAGAAAGTATCTTGGGATCAAGAATATACGGTATCTGACTATGCTTATAAAATTTCTCAAGATAACAGCTTGTCGAATGTTCCGCTTCAGTTAGGTAAAAAGTATAATATTCGGGAATTATACGAAGCGATGGCGATTTATTCGGCGAACGCAGCTGCGATCGGCATCGCCGAGACGGTTGCCGGTTCAGAAGAAGAGTTTGTGAAATTAATGAACCGAAAAGCGAAAGAGCTCGGTTTAAAAGACTACAAATTTGTCAATGCTTCCGGACTTAGCAACAGTGATCTAAAAGGCATGCATCCGAAGTCGGGCACGCCAAAGGATGAGAATATTTTGTCTGCGCGGGCAACGGCTAAGCTCGCGTATGAGCTGTTAGAAGATTATCCGGAGGTATTGGAGACGAGCAGCATTCCATCCAAAACTTTCCGGGAAGGTACAGAAATGAAGAATTGGAATTGGATGCTTCCTTCTCTTGTGTTTGGATACAAAGGGATGACTGGACTAAAAACGGGGACAACTGATTTCGCCGGTTCTTGTTTTACCGGGACAGCAGAGCGTGACGGCCGGAAGTTGATCTCTGTCGTGATGAACGCAAAGGACGCCGGCGGCAAAAGCAGTCACACCGCCCGTTTTACTGAAACGAAAAAACTGCTTGATTATGGATTCAACCAGTTTGAACAAAAGGAAGTCTTTAAGAAGGGTTACCAAGTCAAGGGACAGAAAACAGTAAAAGTGAGCAAAGGCAAAGAAAAAGAAGTCGCTGTCCGCGCGCAAAGCCCTTATAAGATATATGTCAAGAAGGGAGAAAACCCGAACTTTAAAACTGTTTTTGAACCGAAAAATTCGTCTTTTAATAAAGATAAAGAAATTGAAGCACCCGTAAAAAAAGGGGAAGTGGTTGGTTTTATATCGGTGAGCATGAAAGGCGGTTCACCTGTTAAATACGTCACCTCCGAGGAAGAAAAGCAAGCAAAAGTACCGGTTGTAACAACAGAAAAAGTGGAAAAAGCCAATTGGTTTGTCCAATCTATGAGAGCGGTCGGCGGTTTCTTTGCTAATGTGTGGCACAGCATCGTGGATATCGTAACTGGTTGGTTTTAA
- a CDS encoding isochorismatase family cysteine hydrolase gives MKKRKNRYALLMIDFINDFNFPKGDLLARHTAAICPSLIKLKSFCRRKGIPIIYVNDHYGIWKADLEEIIEYTQNERSAYIIQQLKPAQEDYFLIKPKHSAFYGTGLHTLLNELGADTLIITGIAGNICVFFTANDAYMREYQLYIPEDGIASETEKENQYALHMMRNILNAQTETIERFIESDPEG, from the coding sequence ATGAAAAAAAGAAAGAATCGATACGCCTTATTAATGATTGATTTTATCAATGATTTTAACTTTCCAAAAGGAGATCTGTTAGCTCGGCATACAGCAGCTATTTGTCCTTCTCTTATTAAATTAAAGAGTTTTTGCCGGCGGAAGGGAATTCCCATTATTTATGTCAATGATCACTACGGTATTTGGAAAGCCGACTTAGAGGAAATTATTGAATACACTCAAAATGAGCGCAGCGCCTATATTATACAACAATTGAAACCGGCTCAAGAAGATTATTTCTTAATCAAACCAAAGCACTCCGCTTTTTACGGCACTGGCTTGCATACACTGCTTAATGAATTGGGAGCTGATACCCTAATTATAACCGGTATAGCAGGGAATATTTGCGTATTTTTCACAGCTAACGATGCCTATATGCGCGAGTATCAGCTATATATTCCTGAAGACGGAATTGCTTCCGAAACCGAAAAGGAGAATCAATACGCCCTGCATATGATGAGGAATATTCTCAATGCGCAAACAGAAACAATTGAAAGATTTATAGAAAGCGATCCAGAAGGATGA
- the serS gene encoding serine--tRNA ligase — protein sequence MLDIKYLRTHFEEVKQRLQHRGEDLSAFDHFEKLDKRRRELLTQAEELKSKRNSVSQQVAQLKREKQNADELIKEMRVVGDRIKELDGELKQVEGDLDALLLTIPNIPHESVPVGETEDDNVEVRKWGTVPQFDFEAKPHWDVADELDILDFERAGKVTGSRFVFYKGMGAKLERALISFMLDLHSEEHGYEEMLPPYMVNRASMTGTGQLPKFEEDAFLIEEEDYFLIPTAEVPVTNYHRDEILDAEQLPLAYAAYSACFRSEAGSAGRDTRGLIRLHQFNKVELVRFVKPEDSYQELEKLTGHAEKVLQLLGLPYRVMSMCTGDLGFTAAKKYDIEVWLPSYGTYREISSCSNFEDFQARRSNIRFRREKKGKPEHVHTLNGSGLAIGRTVAAILENYQQEDGSVIIPEVLRPYIGGKEKISK from the coding sequence ATGTTAGATATTAAGTATTTACGCACGCATTTTGAAGAGGTAAAGCAGCGCTTGCAGCATCGCGGTGAAGATTTATCCGCATTTGATCATTTTGAGAAGCTGGACAAAAGACGCCGGGAGCTGCTGACACAAGCGGAAGAGCTGAAAAGCAAGCGTAACAGCGTATCTCAGCAGGTGGCGCAATTAAAGCGCGAAAAGCAAAATGCCGATGAATTAATCAAGGAGATGCGAGTGGTCGGTGACCGCATTAAAGAGCTTGATGGCGAGCTTAAACAGGTGGAAGGCGATTTGGATGCCTTGCTGCTGACGATTCCGAATATTCCTCATGAAAGCGTTCCGGTTGGCGAAACGGAAGATGACAATGTGGAAGTTCGTAAGTGGGGAACGGTGCCACAATTTGATTTTGAGGCGAAGCCGCACTGGGATGTAGCGGATGAATTGGATATCCTTGATTTCGAACGCGCCGGAAAAGTGACTGGAAGCCGCTTTGTTTTTTATAAAGGAATGGGAGCGAAGCTTGAGCGAGCCTTAATCAGCTTTATGCTTGATCTGCATTCAGAGGAGCATGGATATGAAGAAATGCTGCCTCCGTATATGGTAAATCGGGCAAGCATGACGGGGACAGGACAGCTTCCGAAGTTTGAAGAAGATGCTTTTTTAATTGAAGAAGAAGATTATTTCTTAATCCCTACCGCAGAAGTGCCTGTTACGAACTACCATCGTGATGAAATTTTGGATGCTGAACAGCTTCCGCTAGCTTACGCAGCATACAGCGCATGTTTCCGCTCAGAAGCTGGGTCAGCCGGCCGCGATACACGGGGATTGATTCGCCTGCACCAGTTTAATAAGGTGGAGCTTGTCCGCTTTGTGAAACCGGAAGATTCTTATCAAGAACTTGAAAAGCTGACCGGACATGCGGAGAAGGTGCTGCAATTGTTGGGACTGCCGTATCGGGTGATGAGTATGTGCACCGGAGATCTTGGTTTCACAGCTGCTAAAAAATATGATATTGAAGTTTGGCTCCCAAGCTACGGCACCTATCGGGAAATTTCCTCTTGCAGCAACTTCGAGGATTTCCAGGCGCGCCGGTCAAATATTCGTTTTCGCCGGGAGAAAAAAGGCAAGCCGGAACATGTTCATACATTGAATGGATCCGGATTAGCCATCGGCCGGACAGTGGCTGCTATTTTGGAGAATTATCAGCAGGAGGACGGCAGCGTTATAATTCCAGAGGTGCTGAGACCTTATATAGGCGGAAAAGAAAAGATTTCAAAATGA
- the tadA gene encoding tRNA adenosine(34) deaminase TadA yields the protein MKNDEFYMRLALAEARKAGELGEVPIGAVIVYEGEVISSAFNLRETTQKAAAHAEMLAIEQACEKLGTWRLEKAELYVTLEPCPMCSGAIILSRVARVVYGAKDPKAGCAGTLMNLLEDSRFNHQSQVVSGVLAQECGQILTDFFRELRRRKKAEKKA from the coding sequence ATAAAAAACGATGAATTTTATATGCGCCTCGCTCTGGCGGAGGCGAGAAAAGCAGGTGAATTAGGTGAAGTGCCGATTGGCGCAGTAATAGTCTATGAAGGAGAAGTGATTTCTTCAGCCTTCAATTTGAGGGAGACAACTCAAAAGGCGGCTGCGCATGCTGAAATGCTGGCGATTGAACAGGCCTGTGAGAAGTTAGGGACGTGGAGGCTTGAAAAGGCGGAGCTCTATGTTACGTTAGAACCGTGTCCTATGTGCAGCGGCGCCATTATTTTATCCCGGGTGGCGCGCGTGGTTTACGGAGCGAAAGACCCAAAAGCCGGCTGTGCCGGTACGCTGATGAACTTGCTTGAAGACAGCCGCTTTAATCATCAGAGCCAAGTGGTATCCGGCGTGCTGGCACAAGAATGCGGCCAAATATTAACAGACTTTTTTCGAGAGTTGAGAAGGCGGAAGAAAGCGGAAAAGAAAGCGTAG